From Dromaius novaehollandiae isolate bDroNov1 chromosome 36, bDroNov1.hap1, whole genome shotgun sequence, the proteins below share one genomic window:
- the LOC112980288 gene encoding myosin-6 isoform X2 yields MGDAQLAEFGAAAPFLRKSERERLEAQTRPFDLRAECFVPDERDEFVRARVVARDGAAVTVHTEHGKTLTVKEADVHQQNPPKFDKIEDMAMLTFLHEPAVLYNLKERYAAWMIYTYSGLFCVTVNPYKWLPVYNAEVVAAYRGKKRSEAPPHIFSISDNAYQSMLTDRENQSILITGESGAGKTVNTKRVIQYFASIAAIGDRKKEVANSSKGTLEDQIIQANPALEAFGNAKTVRNDNSSRFGKFIRIHFGATGKLASADIETYLLEKSRVIFQLKAERNYHIFYQILSNKKPELLETLLITNNPYDYSYVSQGEVTVASIDDSEELMATDSAFDVLGFTGEEKAGVYKLTGAIMHFGNMKFKQKQREEQAEPDGTEDADKSAYLMGLNSADLLKGLCHPRVKVGNEYVTKGQNVQQVYYSIGALAKAVYEKMFNWMVVRINNSLETKQPRQYFIGVLDIAGFEIFDFNSFEQLCINFTNEKLQQFFNHHMFVLEQEEYKKEGIEWEFIDFGMDLQACIDLIEKPMGIMSILEEECMFPKATDMTFKAKLFDNHLGKSANFGKPRNVKGKPEAHFSLIHYAGTVDYNILGWLEKNKDPLNETVVGLYQKSALKLLASLFSNYAGADAGGDGGKGKGSKKKGSSFQTVSALHRENLNKLMANLKTTHPHFVRCIIPNERKAPGVMDNPLVMHQLRCNGVLEGIRICRKGFPNRILYGDFRQRYRILNPAAIPEGQFIDSRKGAEKLLGSLDIDHNQYKFGHTKVFFKAGLLGHLEEMRDERLSRIITRIQAQARGQLMRIEFKKILERRDALLVIQWNIRAFMGVKNWPWMKLYFKIKPLLKSAETEKEMQTMKEEFGRLKEALEKSETRRKELEEKMVSLLQEKNDLQLQVQAEQDNLNDAEERCDQLIKNKIQLEAKVKELTERLEDEEEMNAELTAKKRKLEDECSELKKDIDDLELTLAKVEKEKHATENKVKNLTEEMAGLDEIIAKLTKEKKALQEAHQQALDDLQAEEDKVNTLTKAKVKLEQQADDLEGSLEQEKKIRMDLERAKRKLEGDLKLTQENIMDLENDKQQLEEKLKKKEFEINQQNSKIEDEQALALQLQKKMKELQARIEELEEELEAERTGRAKVEKLRSELSRELEEISERLEEAGGATSVQIELNKKREAEFQKMRRDLEEATLQHEATAAALRKKHADSVAELGEQLDNLQRVKQKLEKEKSELKLELDDVSSSMEQLVKAKVGMEKVSRSLEDQAAEHRAKLEETQRALNDASAQRAKLQTENGELSRQLEEKEALISQLTRGKQSYTQQLEDLKRQLEEEAKAKNALAHALQSARHDCDLLREQYEEETEAKAELQRALSKANSEVAQWRTKYETDAIQRTEELEEAKKKLAQRLQEAEEAVEAVNAKCSSLEKTKHRLQNEIEDLMVDLERSNAAAAALDKKQRNFDKILAEWKQKFEESQTELEASQKEARSLSTELFKLKNAYEESLEHLETFKRENKNLQEEISDLTEQLGASHKTIHELEKVRKQLDAEKLELQAALEEAEASLEHEEGKILRAQLEFNQVKADYERKLAEKDEEMEQAKRNHLRVVDSLQTSLDAETRSRNEALRLKKKMEGDLNEMEIQLSHANRVAAEAQKQVKTLQGYLKDTQLQLDDAVRANEDLKENIAIVERRNNLLQSELEELRAVVEQTERARKLAEQELIEASERVQLLHSQNTSLINQKKKMEADISQLQTEVEEAIQECRNAEEKAKKAITDAAMMAEELKKEQDTSAHLERMKKNMEQTIKDLQLRLDEAEQLALKGGKKQLQKLEARVRELENELEAEQKRNAESVKGLRKSERRVKELSYQAEEDKKNLLRLQDLVDKLQMKVKAYKRQAEEAEEQANTNLAKFRKVQHELDEAAERADMAEAQVNKLRAKSRDVGAKLHDEE; encoded by the exons aCCTACTCGGGGCTCTTCTGCGTGACGGTCAACCCCTACAAGTGGCTGCCCGTCTACAACGCCGAGGTGGTGGCCGCCTACCGGGGCAAGAAGCGCAGCGAGGCCCCGCCCCACATCTTCTCCATCTCCGACAACGCCTACCAGTCCATGCTCACCG ACCGGGAGAACCAGTCCATCCTCATCAC CGGAGAATCCGGGGCGGGGAAGACGGTGAACACCAAGCGGGTCATCCAGTACTTCGCCAGCATCGCCGCCATCGGCGACCGCAAGAAAGAGGTGGCCAATAGCAGCAAG ggcaccctggaGGATCAAATCATCCAGGCCAACCCCGCCTTGGAGGCCTTCGGCAACGCCAAGACCGTCCGCAACGACAACTCGTCCCGATTC GGGAAGTTCATCCGGATCCACTTCGGGGCCACCGGGAAGCTGGCGTCGGCCGACATCGAGACCT ACCTCCTGGAGAAGTCCCGCGTCATCTTCCAGCTCAAGGCCGAGAGGAACTACCACATCTTCTACCAGATCCTCTCCAACAAGAAGCCGGAGCTGCTCG AGACGCTGCTCATCACCAACAACCCCTACGACTACAGTTACGTCTCCCAAGGGGAGGTGACCGTGGCCTCCATCGACGACTCGGAGGAGCTGATGGCCACCGAC AGCGCTTTCGACGTGCTGGGCTTCACCGGGGAGGAGAAGGCCGGCGTCTACAAGCTGACGGGCGCCATCATGCACTTCGGCAACATGAAGTTCAAGCAGAAGCAGCGGGAGGAGCAGGCGGAGCCCGACGGCACCGAAG ATGCGGACAAGTCGGCCTACCTGATGGGGCTGAACTCGGCCGACCTCCTCAAGGGGCTCTGCCACCCCCGCGTCAAGGTGGGCAACGAGTACGTCACCAAGGGGCAGAATGTCCAGCAG GTGTACTACTCCATCGGGGCCCTGGCCAAGGCCGTCTACGAGAAGATGTTCAACTGGATGGTGGTGAGGATCAACAACTCCCTGGAGACCAAGCAGCCGCGGCAGTACTTCATCGGCGTGCTGGACATCGCCGGCTTCGAGATCTTCGAC TTCAACAGCTTCGAGCAGCTCTGCATCAACTTCACCAACGAGAAGCTGCAGCAGTTCTTCAACCACCACATGTTCgtgctggagcaggaggagtACAAGAAGGAGGGCATCGAGTGGGAGTTCATCGACTTCGGCATGGACCTCCAGGCCTGCATCGACCTCATCGAGAAG CCCATGGGGATCATGTCCATCCTGGAGGAGGAGTGCATGTTCCCCAAGGCCACCGACATGACCTTCAAGGCGAAGCTCTTCGACAACCACCTGGGCAAGTCGGCCAACTTCGGGAAGCCGCGCAACGTCAAGGGCAAGCCCGAGGCCCACTTCTCGCTCATCCACTACGCCGGCACGGTGGACTACAACATCCTGGGCTGGCTGGAGAAGAACAAGGACCCCCTCAACGAGACGGTGGTGGGCCTCTACCAGAAGTCGGCCCTCAAGCTCCTGGCCAGCCTCTTCTCCAACTACGCCGGGGCGGACGCCG GGGGTGATGGAGGCAAGGGGAAAGGCTCCAAGAAGAAAGGCTCCTCCTTCCAGACGGTCTCGGCCCTGCACCGG gagAACCTCAACAAGCTGATGGCCAACCTCAAGACCACCCACCCCCACTTCGTCCGCTGCATCATCCCCAACGAGCGGAAGGCGCCCG GCGTGATGGACAACCCCCTGGTGATGCACCAGCTGCGCTGCAACGGGGTGCTGGAGGGCATCCGCATCTGCCGCAAGGGCTTCCCCAACCGCATCCTCTACGGGGACTTCCGCCAGCG CTACCGCATCCTCAACCCCGCCGCCATCCCCGAGGGGCAGTTCATCGACAGCCGCAAGGGCGCCGAGAAGCTCCTGGGGTCCCTCGACATCGACCACAACCAGTACAAGTTCGGGCACACCAag GTCTTCTTCAAGGCGGGGCTGCTGGGGCACCTGGAGGAGATGCGGGACGAGCGCCTCTCCCGCATCATCACCCGCATCCAGGCCCAGGCCCGGGGGCAGCTCATGCGCATCGAGTTCAAGAAGATCCTGGAGCGCCG GGACGCGCTGCTGGTGATCCAGTGGAACATCCGGGCCTTCATGGGGGTGAAGAACTGGCCCTGGATGAAGCTCTACTTCAAGATCAAGCCCCTGCTGAAGAGCGCCGAGACGGAGAAGGAGATGCAG ACCATGAAGGAGGAGTTTGGGCGGCTGAAGGAAGCGCTGGAGAAGTCGGAGACGCGGCggaaggagctggaggagaagatGGTCTcgctgctgcaggagaagaacGACCTGCAGCTGCAAGTCCAGGCC GAGCAGGACAACCTCAACGACGCCGAGGAGCGCTGCGACCAGCTGATCAAGAACAAGATCCAGCTGGAGGCCAAGGTGAAGGAGCTCACGGAGCGGCTGGAGGACGAGGAGGAGATGAACGCCGAGCTGACGGCCAAGAAGAGGAAGCTGGAGGACGAGTGCTCGGAGCTCAAGAAGGACATCGACGACCTGGAGCTGACGCTGGCcaaggtggagaaggagaaacaCGCCACGGAGAACAAG GTCAAGAACCTCACGGAGGAGATGGCCGGGCTGGACGAGATCATCGCCAAGCTGACGAAGGAGAAGAAGGCGCTGCAGGAGGCTCACCAGCAGGCGCTGGACGACCTGCAGGCGGAAGAGGACAAGGTCAACACCTTGACCAAGGCCAAAGTGAAGCTGGAGCAGCAGGCGGATGAC CTCGAAGGGTCCCTGGAGCAGGAGAAGAAGATCCGGATGGACCTGGAACGGGCCAAGCGGAAGCTGGAAGGCGACTTGAAGCTCACCCAAGAGAACATCATGGACCTGGAGAACgacaagcagcagctggaggagaagCTCAAGAA GAAAGAGTTTGAGATCAACCAGCAGAACAGCAAGATCGAGGACGAGCAagcgctggccctgcagctccAGAAGAAGATGAAGGAGCTGCAG GCGCGGAtcgaggagctggaggaggagctggaggcgGAGCGCACGGGGCGGGCCAAGGTGGAGAAGCTGCGCTCGGAGCTGTCGCGGGAGCTGGAGGAGATCAGCGAGCGGCTGGAGGAGGCGGGCGGCGCCACCTCGGTGCAGATCGAGCTCAACAAGAAGCGGGAGGCCGAGTTCCAGAAGATGCGGCGCGACCTGGAGGAGGCCACGCTGCAGCACGAGGCCACGGCCGCCGCGCTGCGCAAGAAGCACGCCGACAGCGTGGCCGAGCTGGGCGAGCAGCTCGACAACCTGCAGCGCGTCAAGCAGaagctggagaaggagaagagcGAGCTCAAGCTGGAGCTGGACGACgtcagctccagcatggagcagctCGTCAAGGCCAag GTGGGCATGGAGAAGGTGTCCCGCAGCCTGGAGGACCAGGCGGCCGAGCACCGGGCCAAGCTGGAGGAGACGCAGCGAGCCCTCAACGACGCCAGCGCCCAGCGGGCCAAGCTCCAGACCGAGAACG GAGAGCTGTCCCGCcagctggaggagaaggaggcCCTCATCTCGCAGCTCACCCGCGGCAAGCAGTCGTACACCCAGCAGCTGGAGGACCTCaagaggcagctggaggaggaagcGAAG GCCAAGAACGCGCTGGCGCACGCCCTGCAGTCGGCCCGGCACGACTGCGACCTGCTGCGGGAGCAGTACGAGGAGGAGACGGAGGCCAAGGCCGAGCTGCAGCGCGCCCTGTCCAAGGCCAACTCCGAGGTGGCCCAGTGGAGGACCAAGTACGAGACGGACGCCATCCAGCGCAccgaggagctggaggaggccaA GAAGAAGCTGGCGCAGCGGCTGCAGGAGGCCGAGGAGGCGGTGGAGGCGGTGAACGCCAAGTGCTCCTCGCTGGAGAAGACCAAGCACCGGCTGCAGAACGAGATCGAGGACCTGATGGTGGACCTGGAGCGCTCGaacgcggcggccgccgcgctggACAAGAAGCAGAGGAACTTCGACAAG ATCCTGGCGGAGTGGAAGCAGAAGTTTGAGGAGTCGCAGACGGAGCTGGAGGCCTCGCAGAAGGAGGCCCGCTCCCTCAGCACCGAGCTCTTCAAGCTCAAGAACGCCTACGAGGAGTCCCTGGAGCACCTGGAGACCTTCAAGCGGGAGAACAAGAACCTCCAAG AGGAGATCTCGGACCTGACGGAGCAGCTGGGCGCCAGCCACAAGACCATCCATGAGCTGGAGAAGGTCCGGAAGCAGCTGGATGCCGAGAAGCTGGAGCTGCAAGCAGCGTTGGAGGAAGCCGAG GCCTCGCTGGAGCACGAGGAAGGGAAGATCCTGCGGGCGCAGCTGGAGTTCAACCAGGTCAAGGCGGACTACGAGCGCAAGCTGGCCGAGAAGGACGAGGAGATGGAGCAGGCCAAGAGGAACCACCTGCGGGTGGTGGACTCGCTGCAGACCTCCCTGGACGCCGAGACGCGGAGCCGCAACGAGGCGCTGCGGCTCAAGAAGAAGATGGAGGGCGACCTCAACGAGATGGAGATCCAGCTCAGCCACGCCAACCGCGTGGCCGCCGAGGCCCAGAAGCAAGTCAAGACGTTGCAGGGATACCTCAAG GACACCCAGCTGCAGCTGGACGACGCGGTCCGGGCCAACGAGGACCTGAAGGAGAACATCGCCATCGTGGAGCGGAGGAACAACCTGCTGCAGtcggagctggaggagctgcgggCGGTGGTGGAGCAGACGGAGCGGGCCCGGAAGCTGGCCGAGCAGGAGCTGATCGAGGCCAGCGAGCGAGtccagctcctccactcgcaG AACACCAGCCTCATCAACcagaagaagaagatggaggCCGACATCTCCCAGCTGCAGACGGAGGTGGAAGAGGCCATCCAGGAGTGCCGGAACGCCGAGGAGAAGGCCAAGAAGGCCATCACCGAC gcggcCATGATGGCGGAGGAGCTGAAGAAGGAGCAGGACACGAGCGCCCACCTGGAGCGCATGAAGAAGAACATGGAGCAGACCATCAAGGACCTGCAGCTGCGGCTGGACGAGGCCGAGCAGCTGGCCCTCAAGGGCGGCaagaagcagctgcagaagctggaggccCGCGTGCGGGAGCTGGAGAACGAGCTGGAGGCCGAGCAGAAGCGCAACGCCGAGAGCGTCAAGGGCCTCCGCAAGTCGGAGCGGCGCGTCAAGGAGCTCAGCTACCAG GCGGAGGAGGACAAGAAGAACCTGCTGCGGCTGCAGGACCTGGTGGACAAGCTGCAGATGAAAGTCAAGGCCTACAAGCGGCAGGCGGAGGAGGCG gAGGAGCAGGCCAACACCAACCTGGCCAAGTTCCGCAAGGTGCAGCACGAGCTGGACGAGGCGGCGGAGCGCGCCGACATGGCCGAGGCCCAGGTCAACAAGCTGCGGGCCAAGAGCCGCGATGTCGGCGCCAAG CTGCACGACGAGGAGTGA
- the LOC112980288 gene encoding myosin-6 isoform X1, translated as MGDAQLAEFGAAAPFLRKSERERLEAQTRPFDLRAECFVPDERDEFVRARVVARDGAAVTVHTEHGKTLTVKEADVHQQNPPKFDKIEDMAMLTFLHEPAVLYNLKERYAAWMIYTYSGLFCVTVNPYKWLPVYNAEVVAAYRGKKRSEAPPHIFSISDNAYQSMLTDRENQSILITGESGAGKTVNTKRVIQYFASIAAIGDRKKEVANSSKGTLEDQIIQANPALEAFGNAKTVRNDNSSRFGKFIRIHFGATGKLASADIETYLLEKSRVIFQLKAERNYHIFYQILSNKKPELLETLLITNNPYDYSYVSQGEVTVASIDDSEELMATDSAFDVLGFTGEEKAGVYKLTGAIMHFGNMKFKQKQREEQAEPDGTEDADKSAYLMGLNSADLLKGLCHPRVKVGNEYVTKGQNVQQVYYSIGALAKAVYEKMFNWMVVRINNSLETKQPRQYFIGVLDIAGFEIFDFNSFEQLCINFTNEKLQQFFNHHMFVLEQEEYKKEGIEWEFIDFGMDLQACIDLIEKPMGIMSILEEECMFPKATDMTFKAKLFDNHLGKSANFGKPRNVKGKPEAHFSLIHYAGTVDYNILGWLEKNKDPLNETVVGLYQKSALKLLASLFSNYAGADAGGDGGKGKGSKKKGSSFQTVSALHRENLNKLMANLKTTHPHFVRCIIPNERKAPGVMDNPLVMHQLRCNGVLEGIRICRKGFPNRILYGDFRQRYRILNPAAIPEGQFIDSRKGAEKLLGSLDIDHNQYKFGHTKVFFKAGLLGHLEEMRDERLSRIITRIQAQARGQLMRIEFKKILERRDALLVIQWNIRAFMGVKNWPWMKLYFKIKPLLKSAETEKEMQTMKEEFGRLKEALEKSETRRKELEEKMVSLLQEKNDLQLQVQAEQDNLNDAEERCDQLIKNKIQLEAKVKELTERLEDEEEMNAELTAKKRKLEDECSELKKDIDDLELTLAKVEKEKHATENKVKNLTEEMAGLDEIIAKLTKEKKALQEAHQQALDDLQAEEDKVNTLTKAKVKLEQQADDLEGSLEQEKKIRMDLERAKRKLEGDLKLTQENIMDLENDKQQLEEKLKKKEFEINQQNSKIEDEQALALQLQKKMKELQARIEELEEELEAERTGRAKVEKLRSELSRELEEISERLEEAGGATSVQIELNKKREAEFQKMRRDLEEATLQHEATAAALRKKHADSVAELGEQLDNLQRVKQKLEKEKSELKLELDDVSSSMEQLVKAKVGMEKVSRSLEDQAAEHRAKLEETQRALNDASAQRAKLQTENGELSRQLEEKEALISQLTRGKQSYTQQLEDLKRQLEEEAKAKNALAHALQSARHDCDLLREQYEEETEAKAELQRALSKANSEVAQWRTKYETDAIQRTEELEEAKKKLAQRLQEAEEAVEAVNAKCSSLEKTKHRLQNEIEDLMVDLERSNAAAAALDKKQRNFDKILAEWKQKFEESQTELEASQKEARSLSTELFKLKNAYEESLEHLETFKRENKNLQEEISDLTEQLGASHKTIHELEKVRKQLDAEKLELQAALEEAEASLEHEEGKILRAQLEFNQVKADYERKLAEKDEEMEQAKRNHLRVVDSLQTSLDAETRSRNEALRLKKKMEGDLNEMEIQLSHANRVAAEAQKQVKTLQGYLKDTQLQLDDAVRANEDLKENIAIVERRNNLLQSELEELRAVVEQTERARKLAEQELIEASERVQLLHSQNTSLINQKKKMEADISQLQTEVEEAIQECRNAEEKAKKAITDAAMMAEELKKEQDTSAHLERMKKNMEQTIKDLQLRLDEAEQLALKGGKKQLQKLEARVRELENELEAEQKRNAESVKGLRKSERRVKELSYQAEEDKKNLLRLQDLVDKLQMKVKAYKRQAEEAEEQANTNLAKFRKVQHELDEAAERADMAEAQVNKLRAKSRDVGAKKLHDEE; from the exons aCCTACTCGGGGCTCTTCTGCGTGACGGTCAACCCCTACAAGTGGCTGCCCGTCTACAACGCCGAGGTGGTGGCCGCCTACCGGGGCAAGAAGCGCAGCGAGGCCCCGCCCCACATCTTCTCCATCTCCGACAACGCCTACCAGTCCATGCTCACCG ACCGGGAGAACCAGTCCATCCTCATCAC CGGAGAATCCGGGGCGGGGAAGACGGTGAACACCAAGCGGGTCATCCAGTACTTCGCCAGCATCGCCGCCATCGGCGACCGCAAGAAAGAGGTGGCCAATAGCAGCAAG ggcaccctggaGGATCAAATCATCCAGGCCAACCCCGCCTTGGAGGCCTTCGGCAACGCCAAGACCGTCCGCAACGACAACTCGTCCCGATTC GGGAAGTTCATCCGGATCCACTTCGGGGCCACCGGGAAGCTGGCGTCGGCCGACATCGAGACCT ACCTCCTGGAGAAGTCCCGCGTCATCTTCCAGCTCAAGGCCGAGAGGAACTACCACATCTTCTACCAGATCCTCTCCAACAAGAAGCCGGAGCTGCTCG AGACGCTGCTCATCACCAACAACCCCTACGACTACAGTTACGTCTCCCAAGGGGAGGTGACCGTGGCCTCCATCGACGACTCGGAGGAGCTGATGGCCACCGAC AGCGCTTTCGACGTGCTGGGCTTCACCGGGGAGGAGAAGGCCGGCGTCTACAAGCTGACGGGCGCCATCATGCACTTCGGCAACATGAAGTTCAAGCAGAAGCAGCGGGAGGAGCAGGCGGAGCCCGACGGCACCGAAG ATGCGGACAAGTCGGCCTACCTGATGGGGCTGAACTCGGCCGACCTCCTCAAGGGGCTCTGCCACCCCCGCGTCAAGGTGGGCAACGAGTACGTCACCAAGGGGCAGAATGTCCAGCAG GTGTACTACTCCATCGGGGCCCTGGCCAAGGCCGTCTACGAGAAGATGTTCAACTGGATGGTGGTGAGGATCAACAACTCCCTGGAGACCAAGCAGCCGCGGCAGTACTTCATCGGCGTGCTGGACATCGCCGGCTTCGAGATCTTCGAC TTCAACAGCTTCGAGCAGCTCTGCATCAACTTCACCAACGAGAAGCTGCAGCAGTTCTTCAACCACCACATGTTCgtgctggagcaggaggagtACAAGAAGGAGGGCATCGAGTGGGAGTTCATCGACTTCGGCATGGACCTCCAGGCCTGCATCGACCTCATCGAGAAG CCCATGGGGATCATGTCCATCCTGGAGGAGGAGTGCATGTTCCCCAAGGCCACCGACATGACCTTCAAGGCGAAGCTCTTCGACAACCACCTGGGCAAGTCGGCCAACTTCGGGAAGCCGCGCAACGTCAAGGGCAAGCCCGAGGCCCACTTCTCGCTCATCCACTACGCCGGCACGGTGGACTACAACATCCTGGGCTGGCTGGAGAAGAACAAGGACCCCCTCAACGAGACGGTGGTGGGCCTCTACCAGAAGTCGGCCCTCAAGCTCCTGGCCAGCCTCTTCTCCAACTACGCCGGGGCGGACGCCG GGGGTGATGGAGGCAAGGGGAAAGGCTCCAAGAAGAAAGGCTCCTCCTTCCAGACGGTCTCGGCCCTGCACCGG gagAACCTCAACAAGCTGATGGCCAACCTCAAGACCACCCACCCCCACTTCGTCCGCTGCATCATCCCCAACGAGCGGAAGGCGCCCG GCGTGATGGACAACCCCCTGGTGATGCACCAGCTGCGCTGCAACGGGGTGCTGGAGGGCATCCGCATCTGCCGCAAGGGCTTCCCCAACCGCATCCTCTACGGGGACTTCCGCCAGCG CTACCGCATCCTCAACCCCGCCGCCATCCCCGAGGGGCAGTTCATCGACAGCCGCAAGGGCGCCGAGAAGCTCCTGGGGTCCCTCGACATCGACCACAACCAGTACAAGTTCGGGCACACCAag GTCTTCTTCAAGGCGGGGCTGCTGGGGCACCTGGAGGAGATGCGGGACGAGCGCCTCTCCCGCATCATCACCCGCATCCAGGCCCAGGCCCGGGGGCAGCTCATGCGCATCGAGTTCAAGAAGATCCTGGAGCGCCG GGACGCGCTGCTGGTGATCCAGTGGAACATCCGGGCCTTCATGGGGGTGAAGAACTGGCCCTGGATGAAGCTCTACTTCAAGATCAAGCCCCTGCTGAAGAGCGCCGAGACGGAGAAGGAGATGCAG ACCATGAAGGAGGAGTTTGGGCGGCTGAAGGAAGCGCTGGAGAAGTCGGAGACGCGGCggaaggagctggaggagaagatGGTCTcgctgctgcaggagaagaacGACCTGCAGCTGCAAGTCCAGGCC GAGCAGGACAACCTCAACGACGCCGAGGAGCGCTGCGACCAGCTGATCAAGAACAAGATCCAGCTGGAGGCCAAGGTGAAGGAGCTCACGGAGCGGCTGGAGGACGAGGAGGAGATGAACGCCGAGCTGACGGCCAAGAAGAGGAAGCTGGAGGACGAGTGCTCGGAGCTCAAGAAGGACATCGACGACCTGGAGCTGACGCTGGCcaaggtggagaaggagaaacaCGCCACGGAGAACAAG GTCAAGAACCTCACGGAGGAGATGGCCGGGCTGGACGAGATCATCGCCAAGCTGACGAAGGAGAAGAAGGCGCTGCAGGAGGCTCACCAGCAGGCGCTGGACGACCTGCAGGCGGAAGAGGACAAGGTCAACACCTTGACCAAGGCCAAAGTGAAGCTGGAGCAGCAGGCGGATGAC CTCGAAGGGTCCCTGGAGCAGGAGAAGAAGATCCGGATGGACCTGGAACGGGCCAAGCGGAAGCTGGAAGGCGACTTGAAGCTCACCCAAGAGAACATCATGGACCTGGAGAACgacaagcagcagctggaggagaagCTCAAGAA GAAAGAGTTTGAGATCAACCAGCAGAACAGCAAGATCGAGGACGAGCAagcgctggccctgcagctccAGAAGAAGATGAAGGAGCTGCAG GCGCGGAtcgaggagctggaggaggagctggaggcgGAGCGCACGGGGCGGGCCAAGGTGGAGAAGCTGCGCTCGGAGCTGTCGCGGGAGCTGGAGGAGATCAGCGAGCGGCTGGAGGAGGCGGGCGGCGCCACCTCGGTGCAGATCGAGCTCAACAAGAAGCGGGAGGCCGAGTTCCAGAAGATGCGGCGCGACCTGGAGGAGGCCACGCTGCAGCACGAGGCCACGGCCGCCGCGCTGCGCAAGAAGCACGCCGACAGCGTGGCCGAGCTGGGCGAGCAGCTCGACAACCTGCAGCGCGTCAAGCAGaagctggagaaggagaagagcGAGCTCAAGCTGGAGCTGGACGACgtcagctccagcatggagcagctCGTCAAGGCCAag GTGGGCATGGAGAAGGTGTCCCGCAGCCTGGAGGACCAGGCGGCCGAGCACCGGGCCAAGCTGGAGGAGACGCAGCGAGCCCTCAACGACGCCAGCGCCCAGCGGGCCAAGCTCCAGACCGAGAACG GAGAGCTGTCCCGCcagctggaggagaaggaggcCCTCATCTCGCAGCTCACCCGCGGCAAGCAGTCGTACACCCAGCAGCTGGAGGACCTCaagaggcagctggaggaggaagcGAAG GCCAAGAACGCGCTGGCGCACGCCCTGCAGTCGGCCCGGCACGACTGCGACCTGCTGCGGGAGCAGTACGAGGAGGAGACGGAGGCCAAGGCCGAGCTGCAGCGCGCCCTGTCCAAGGCCAACTCCGAGGTGGCCCAGTGGAGGACCAAGTACGAGACGGACGCCATCCAGCGCAccgaggagctggaggaggccaA GAAGAAGCTGGCGCAGCGGCTGCAGGAGGCCGAGGAGGCGGTGGAGGCGGTGAACGCCAAGTGCTCCTCGCTGGAGAAGACCAAGCACCGGCTGCAGAACGAGATCGAGGACCTGATGGTGGACCTGGAGCGCTCGaacgcggcggccgccgcgctggACAAGAAGCAGAGGAACTTCGACAAG ATCCTGGCGGAGTGGAAGCAGAAGTTTGAGGAGTCGCAGACGGAGCTGGAGGCCTCGCAGAAGGAGGCCCGCTCCCTCAGCACCGAGCTCTTCAAGCTCAAGAACGCCTACGAGGAGTCCCTGGAGCACCTGGAGACCTTCAAGCGGGAGAACAAGAACCTCCAAG AGGAGATCTCGGACCTGACGGAGCAGCTGGGCGCCAGCCACAAGACCATCCATGAGCTGGAGAAGGTCCGGAAGCAGCTGGATGCCGAGAAGCTGGAGCTGCAAGCAGCGTTGGAGGAAGCCGAG GCCTCGCTGGAGCACGAGGAAGGGAAGATCCTGCGGGCGCAGCTGGAGTTCAACCAGGTCAAGGCGGACTACGAGCGCAAGCTGGCCGAGAAGGACGAGGAGATGGAGCAGGCCAAGAGGAACCACCTGCGGGTGGTGGACTCGCTGCAGACCTCCCTGGACGCCGAGACGCGGAGCCGCAACGAGGCGCTGCGGCTCAAGAAGAAGATGGAGGGCGACCTCAACGAGATGGAGATCCAGCTCAGCCACGCCAACCGCGTGGCCGCCGAGGCCCAGAAGCAAGTCAAGACGTTGCAGGGATACCTCAAG GACACCCAGCTGCAGCTGGACGACGCGGTCCGGGCCAACGAGGACCTGAAGGAGAACATCGCCATCGTGGAGCGGAGGAACAACCTGCTGCAGtcggagctggaggagctgcgggCGGTGGTGGAGCAGACGGAGCGGGCCCGGAAGCTGGCCGAGCAGGAGCTGATCGAGGCCAGCGAGCGAGtccagctcctccactcgcaG AACACCAGCCTCATCAACcagaagaagaagatggaggCCGACATCTCCCAGCTGCAGACGGAGGTGGAAGAGGCCATCCAGGAGTGCCGGAACGCCGAGGAGAAGGCCAAGAAGGCCATCACCGAC gcggcCATGATGGCGGAGGAGCTGAAGAAGGAGCAGGACACGAGCGCCCACCTGGAGCGCATGAAGAAGAACATGGAGCAGACCATCAAGGACCTGCAGCTGCGGCTGGACGAGGCCGAGCAGCTGGCCCTCAAGGGCGGCaagaagcagctgcagaagctggaggccCGCGTGCGGGAGCTGGAGAACGAGCTGGAGGCCGAGCAGAAGCGCAACGCCGAGAGCGTCAAGGGCCTCCGCAAGTCGGAGCGGCGCGTCAAGGAGCTCAGCTACCAG GCGGAGGAGGACAAGAAGAACCTGCTGCGGCTGCAGGACCTGGTGGACAAGCTGCAGATGAAAGTCAAGGCCTACAAGCGGCAGGCGGAGGAGGCG gAGGAGCAGGCCAACACCAACCTGGCCAAGTTCCGCAAGGTGCAGCACGAGCTGGACGAGGCGGCGGAGCGCGCCGACATGGCCGAGGCCCAGGTCAACAAGCTGCGGGCCAAGAGCCGCGATGTCGGCGCCAAG aaGCTGCACGACGAGGAGTGA